A part of Fundulus heteroclitus isolate FHET01 chromosome 23, MU-UCD_Fhet_4.1, whole genome shotgun sequence genomic DNA contains:
- the fhl1a gene encoding four and a half LIM domains protein 1a isoform X1: protein MTFYKHSGPRSYLTSTMTDRFDCYYCRDNLHGKKYVKKDEKHVCTKCFDKLCANTCAECRRPIGADSKELHHKNRYWHEDCFRCAKCYKPLASESFSARDDGKIMCGKCGSREDGNRCQGCYKVVMPGSKNVEYKNKVWHEECFTCFECKQPICTQSFLARGDDIFCAPCHEKKFAKKCFKCKQPITSGGISYQDQPWHSECFVCETCRKPLAGTRFTSHEEHVYCVDCYKTDVAKKCHGCKNPITGFGHGTNVVNYEGYAWHEYCFNCKKCSLSLANKRFVLNGEQIYCPDCAKKL, encoded by the exons ATGACTTTCTACAAGCATTCAg GTCCCAGGAGTTACCTCACCTCCACCATGACGGATCGCTTCGACTGCTACTACTGCCGTGACAACCTGCACGGGAAGAAGTACGTGAAGAAGGATGAGAAGCATGTGTGCACCAAGTGCTTCGACAAGCTCTGCGCCAACACCTGCGCAGAGTGCCGGCGCCCGATTGGAGCCGActcaaag gagctCCACCACAAGAACCGCTACTGGCACGAGGACTGCTTCCGCTGCGCCAAATGCTACAAGCCGCTGGCCAGTGAGTCGTTCAGCGCCCGAGACGACGGCAAGATCATGTGCGGGAAGTGTGGCTCCAGAGAGGACGGCAACCGCTGCCAGGGCTGCTACAAGGTGGTGATGCCAG GGTCCAAGAACGTGGAGTATAAAAACAAGGTGTGGCATGAGGAATGCTTCACCTGCTTTGAGTGCAAGCAGCCAATCTGCACGCAGAGTTTCCTGGCCAGGGGTGATGACATCTTCTGCGCTCCTTGCCATGAGAAGAAGTTTGCCAAGAAATGCTTCAAGTGCAAGCAG CCCATCACCTCTGGAGGGATCAGCTACCAGGACCAGCCCTGGCACTCAGAGTGCTTTGTGTGCGAAACCTGCCGTAAACCTCTGGCAGGAACCCGCTTCACCTCCCATGAGGAGCACGTTTACTGTGTGGACTGCTACAAGACCGACGTGGCCAAGAAGTGCCACGGCTGCAAGAACCCCATCACAG GGTTCGGCCATGGAACCAACGTGGTGAACTACGAGGGCTACGCCTGGCACGAGTACTGCTTCAACTGCAAGAAATGCTCCCTCTCCCTCGCCAACAAGCGCTTTGTTCTCAACGGAGAGCAGATCTACTGCCCCGACTGTGCTAAGAAGCTGTAA
- the fhl1a gene encoding four and a half LIM domains protein 1a isoform X2 encodes MTDRFDCYYCRDNLHGKKYVKKDEKHVCTKCFDKLCANTCAECRRPIGADSKELHHKNRYWHEDCFRCAKCYKPLASESFSARDDGKIMCGKCGSREDGNRCQGCYKVVMPGSKNVEYKNKVWHEECFTCFECKQPICTQSFLARGDDIFCAPCHEKKFAKKCFKCKQPITSGGISYQDQPWHSECFVCETCRKPLAGTRFTSHEEHVYCVDCYKTDVAKKCHGCKNPITGFGHGTNVVNYEGYAWHEYCFNCKKCSLSLANKRFVLNGEQIYCPDCAKKL; translated from the exons ATGACGGATCGCTTCGACTGCTACTACTGCCGTGACAACCTGCACGGGAAGAAGTACGTGAAGAAGGATGAGAAGCATGTGTGCACCAAGTGCTTCGACAAGCTCTGCGCCAACACCTGCGCAGAGTGCCGGCGCCCGATTGGAGCCGActcaaag gagctCCACCACAAGAACCGCTACTGGCACGAGGACTGCTTCCGCTGCGCCAAATGCTACAAGCCGCTGGCCAGTGAGTCGTTCAGCGCCCGAGACGACGGCAAGATCATGTGCGGGAAGTGTGGCTCCAGAGAGGACGGCAACCGCTGCCAGGGCTGCTACAAGGTGGTGATGCCAG GGTCCAAGAACGTGGAGTATAAAAACAAGGTGTGGCATGAGGAATGCTTCACCTGCTTTGAGTGCAAGCAGCCAATCTGCACGCAGAGTTTCCTGGCCAGGGGTGATGACATCTTCTGCGCTCCTTGCCATGAGAAGAAGTTTGCCAAGAAATGCTTCAAGTGCAAGCAG CCCATCACCTCTGGAGGGATCAGCTACCAGGACCAGCCCTGGCACTCAGAGTGCTTTGTGTGCGAAACCTGCCGTAAACCTCTGGCAGGAACCCGCTTCACCTCCCATGAGGAGCACGTTTACTGTGTGGACTGCTACAAGACCGACGTGGCCAAGAAGTGCCACGGCTGCAAGAACCCCATCACAG GGTTCGGCCATGGAACCAACGTGGTGAACTACGAGGGCTACGCCTGGCACGAGTACTGCTTCAACTGCAAGAAATGCTCCCTCTCCCTCGCCAACAAGCGCTTTGTTCTCAACGGAGAGCAGATCTACTGCCCCGACTGTGCTAAGAAGCTGTAA